One genomic region from Branchiostoma lanceolatum isolate klBraLanc5 chromosome 7, klBraLanc5.hap2, whole genome shotgun sequence encodes:
- the LOC136439034 gene encoding TLC domain-containing protein 4-like encodes MEALRLVEYYTAAVVWCVVYGIVFKYISPWLSFRLSKTYRQLGQRLDWDIRITSMLNSLITGPISVYLILSDNELGENPIWGHSRPALHILAVMVGFTLTDLLNLLYYYSYWKYMGALEYAGYIAHHVGVLVAYMSCLTLGTLSYFAVFRLTCENSTLFTNIKWLLETNGFSKSSKPYVVNGLALALAWFVFRIAAIPPYWYVVYTVYGTAQYNRLLTINKYILIVVCLMLDVLNIEWFSRIVRGAKRILQKSKQAHSE; translated from the exons ATGGAGGCCCTGCGCCTTGTGGAGTACTACACAGCGGCAGTTGTGTGGTGCGTGGTGTATGGCATCGTCTTTAAGTACATCAGCCCCTGGCTGTCTTTCCGTCTGTCCAAAACCTACAGACAGCTTGGACAGAGGCTTGACTGGGACATCAG GATAACTTCCATGCTGAATTCACTGATCACTGGACCCATCTCCGTCTACCTTATCCTCAGTGACAATGAACTGGGCGAGAACCCAATATG GGGTCACTCTCGACCAGCACTGCACATACTGGCTGTGATGGTTGGCTTCACTCTGACAG ATCTGCTAAACCTGCTGTACTACTACTCCTACTGGAAGTACATGGGTGCACTGGAGTACGCCGGCTACATAGCTCATCACGTGGGGGTACTAGTGGCGTACATGTCTTGTCTG acGCTTGGTACCTTATCTTACTTCGCCGTCTTCCGCCTCACATGCGAAAACTCGACGTTGTTCACCAACATCAA GTGGCTGTTGGAGACAAACGGTTTCAGTAAGTCCTCCAAGCCGTACGTGGTGAACGGCCTGGCGCTGGCTCTGGCCTGGTTCGTTTTCCGGATCGCGGCGATCCCGCCGTACTGGTACGTGGTGTATACGGTGTACGGTACCGCACAGTACAACCGGCTGCTCACGATCAACAAGTACATCTTGATCGTCGTGTGCCTGATGCTGGACGTCCTCAACATAGAGTGGTTCAGCAGAATCGTCAGAGGCGCAAAGAGAATCTTACAGAAGTCGAAACAGGCACACAGTGAATAG